From a region of the Paenibacillus sp. R14(2021) genome:
- a CDS encoding YafY family protein has translation MRYINNRAHFTIAEIQREFKISRATAIRDINEIQAMGFPLTTELGRGGGYNVLQNQYLPSVRFTPEELKAIFISFIASKNSQLPYLQNRRSITEKLIGIASQTQQDELIELNHILLFENTNPSNPNLLELDDAAPEELNQLISLAVRDKHLRLTYELNPGWPQLMDVFLLHIFNSNAQWLVEVFDLDTNEFRYLPVVMLRDSAISERELKWSEQEILNKKLLFARASNLVVRLDSTGIQRFKRMHPPGIILSFTGMFQSSGIFNIQLDVTEFDSLAYYADWLLFLGKGVEFERIPDELRVILEERLGVPPTF, from the coding sequence ATGCGCTACATCAATAACCGCGCGCATTTTACGATTGCCGAGATTCAGCGGGAGTTCAAGATTTCCCGCGCAACGGCGATTCGCGACATTAACGAGATTCAGGCGATGGGTTTTCCGCTGACGACCGAGCTTGGGCGCGGCGGCGGATACAATGTCCTGCAAAATCAGTATCTGCCCTCCGTCCGCTTCACGCCAGAAGAGCTAAAAGCGATTTTTATCAGCTTTATCGCCTCGAAGAATTCGCAGCTGCCTTATCTGCAAAATCGCCGCTCAATCACTGAAAAACTCATAGGCATCGCGTCGCAAACCCAGCAAGACGAGCTAATCGAGCTGAACCATATCTTGCTTTTTGAAAATACGAATCCTTCCAATCCGAATTTATTGGAGCTCGATGATGCGGCGCCTGAGGAGCTGAACCAGCTGATTTCGCTTGCCGTGCGGGATAAACACTTGCGCTTGACTTATGAGCTGAATCCTGGCTGGCCGCAATTGATGGACGTTTTTTTGCTGCATATATTTAATTCGAACGCTCAGTGGCTGGTCGAGGTTTTTGATCTAGATACGAATGAGTTTCGTTATTTGCCTGTTGTGATGCTGCGGGATTCGGCAATTTCTGAACGGGAGTTGAAGTGGTCGGAGCAAGAGATTTTAAACAAAAAACTGCTTTTTGCACGGGCGTCCAATCTTGTTGTGAGGCTTGATTCGACTGGGATTCAACGTTTTAAGCGCATGCACCCCCCGGGAATTATTTTGTCATTCACCGGGATGTTTCAGTCGAGCGGGATTTTCAATATTCAACTGGATGTGACCGAATTTGATTCGCTGGCGTATTATGCGGATTGGCTTTTGTTTTTGGGGAAAGGTGTCGAGTTCGAACGGATTCCCGATGAGCTGCGCGTGATTTTGGAAGAGCGTTTAGGGGTGCCACCAACATTTTAA
- a CDS encoding GyrI-like domain-containing protein, with product MANYTLEHKKSFTLTAYGFSIQSNFQDMPAMQKEKAEFWGGLKADGRFEKLKNAAKDDREWSVNEVYQGKPWNYFAVAAGKSVADATRLIEFPESEYIVVAGNGDKETLFDQLTYRAFGEVLSQITDYAYIGGPNATYRKDNGDGTFYGEFWVPVVKK from the coding sequence ATGGCAAATTACACGTTGGAACACAAAAAATCATTCACATTGACCGCGTACGGTTTTTCAATCCAATCGAATTTCCAAGACATGCCGGCGATGCAAAAGGAAAAGGCCGAGTTTTGGGGCGGGCTCAAAGCGGACGGACGTTTCGAAAAGCTCAAAAACGCCGCGAAGGACGATCGCGAATGGTCCGTTAACGAGGTTTATCAAGGCAAACCGTGGAATTATTTTGCGGTAGCAGCCGGCAAATCAGTGGCAGACGCAACGCGCCTCATCGAGTTTCCGGAGAGCGAGTACATCGTGGTCGCGGGAAATGGCGACAAGGAAACGTTGTTCGATCAGCTCACTTACCGCGCTTTTGGCGAAGTCTTATCCCAAATCACCGACTATGCTTACATCGGCGGTCCGAACGCGACGTATCGCAAAGATAACGGAGACGGCACATTCTACGGCGAATTTTGGGTGCCTGTTGTTAAAAAATAA
- a CDS encoding GNAT family N-acetyltransferase, which yields MNPENGLFEFDVFDWFFEKEGLTPFFINLDGNPVGFILLQSGPYSNQEFADYVLNSFFIVKKHRRKGIGKLACNKFFELYPGRYAISQAQNNTPAVKFWRSVYESYRVIPVEKEEIEDGINVVYQYFKTHSSLS from the coding sequence TTGAATCCTGAGAATGGATTATTCGAATTTGATGTATTTGACTGGTTTTTTGAAAAAGAGGGACTAACACCGTTTTTTATTAATTTGGACGGTAACCCAGTTGGCTTTATTCTGTTGCAGAGTGGTCCATATTCAAATCAAGAATTTGCTGACTATGTTTTAAACTCCTTCTTTATCGTAAAGAAGCACAGAAGAAAAGGAATTGGTAAATTAGCTTGTAACAAGTTCTTTGAATTGTATCCTGGTAGATATGCAATTAGTCAGGCACAAAACAACACTCCAGCCGTGAAATTTTGGAGAAGTGTCTATGAATCATATAGGGTTATTCCTGTTGAAAAAGAAGAAATTGAAGATGGAATCAATGTAGTGTATCAATATTTCAAAACGCATTCATCACTAAGCTAA
- a CDS encoding RNA polymerase sigma factor has product MVFEAEDKAFAANKVVSIGRVSFDRDQSLVERAQQGDTEAFGELIEQHREKARSLAERLTGDPHMADDVVQDALIRAFMHMGTLVDKSRFLAWFYRIVRNQANKRLRRGGPHRKERPFVSISSPETKDSQVDWEDLDSILYHLARTATDAAMREQDPAEHLLRKEIYETIHALLHCLNRKERDIFKAYFFRQLSPDEIAAMYRMTTGSIYTYIHRSRQKLRKEHIRVSFLLPEKKGGSGLSTNKQVEMRPWQIDAPVMSTFVHSIGRMLASVGDRWEATELMGLSTFAFRMKLSDKTTFADGIYVFDWRATLRELMREIGYEISMLCGQLADSPIPLLGAVERFPIVLPIEEAVLPFIRRHIDAGKPVLYFDTIVTRPYVYEWSVIYGYNDRLRVVHLTDPIRPEGNTLSYDDVINNPVRFLAGIGNKLKLTAGETTKRLREIAAREQALRTIRFAITYAKHGCDYRPRTSYLNYTSGLAAYDRWIGHLRNPHIAPNRYGMGQLSAVYADAKRYAALYLRGVPLEEEEKRLALLASEAYEQAAGAMAELCKLVPFIQTSEILSPDMREVSVEQLEKAKAFESAAVGYLENIFAVMAEEEGSRQ; this is encoded by the coding sequence ATGGTATTCGAGGCGGAAGATAAGGCATTTGCAGCGAATAAGGTTGTATCAATCGGCAGGGTATCCTTCGATCGGGATCAGTCGCTGGTGGAGCGCGCGCAGCAAGGGGACACCGAGGCGTTCGGCGAGTTGATCGAGCAGCATCGCGAGAAAGCACGGAGCTTAGCAGAGCGGTTAACAGGGGATCCCCACATGGCGGATGACGTGGTACAGGATGCTCTCATACGTGCATTTATGCATATGGGGACACTCGTCGATAAGAGTCGTTTTCTTGCTTGGTTCTACCGTATCGTGCGCAATCAAGCGAACAAGCGATTACGTCGGGGCGGTCCGCACCGGAAAGAACGGCCATTCGTATCTATCTCCTCCCCCGAGACCAAAGATTCACAGGTTGACTGGGAGGACCTAGACAGCATTCTCTATCATCTAGCACGTACGGCGACAGATGCTGCGATGAGGGAGCAGGACCCGGCAGAGCACCTTTTGCGCAAGGAAATATACGAGACGATTCATGCGCTGTTACATTGCTTGAACCGCAAAGAGCGAGATATTTTCAAAGCTTACTTCTTCCGCCAATTGAGTCCAGATGAGATCGCTGCAATGTATCGAATGACGACGGGCTCGATTTATACGTATATCCACCGTTCTCGACAAAAGCTTCGGAAGGAGCATATTCGCGTCTCGTTCCTTTTACCTGAGAAAAAGGGAGGAAGCGGATTGTCCACCAATAAACAAGTTGAGATGCGGCCATGGCAAATAGACGCTCCAGTCATGTCAACGTTCGTACACAGCATTGGTCGAATGCTCGCCTCAGTAGGCGACCGATGGGAAGCTACGGAACTCATGGGATTGTCCACCTTCGCATTCCGTATGAAGCTATCGGATAAAACAACATTCGCCGACGGCATCTACGTGTTTGATTGGAGAGCCACGCTGCGTGAACTGATGCGAGAAATCGGTTATGAGATCTCGATGCTATGCGGCCAACTAGCAGATTCACCCATTCCGCTGCTCGGGGCGGTGGAACGGTTCCCAATCGTGCTCCCGATTGAGGAAGCGGTTCTTCCGTTCATCCGCAGACACATCGATGCCGGGAAACCGGTTCTGTACTTTGATACGATAGTTACGAGGCCATATGTGTATGAATGGTCGGTTATCTACGGCTACAATGATCGGCTAAGAGTTGTTCATCTCACCGACCCGATTCGGCCGGAAGGCAATACGCTATCGTACGACGACGTGATTAATAATCCTGTACGCTTTTTAGCTGGAATCGGCAATAAGCTGAAACTGACAGCAGGAGAAACTACAAAGCGGCTTAGGGAGATAGCAGCTCGCGAGCAAGCACTGCGAACGATACGCTTCGCAATCACCTACGCCAAGCACGGGTGCGATTATCGACCACGAACCTCGTACTTGAATTACACGTCCGGCTTGGCGGCATATGACCGTTGGATTGGTCATCTTCGTAACCCGCATATTGCGCCGAATCGTTACGGAATGGGACAGCTCTCCGCGGTATATGCCGATGCGAAGCGTTATGCTGCGCTGTACCTGCGGGGCGTACCTCTTGAAGAAGAGGAGAAGCGGCTGGCGCTGCTGGCATCAGAAGCCTATGAGCAGGCTGCAGGCGCGATGGCTGAACTCTGCAAGCTCGTACCTTTCATCCAGACGTCGGAAATTCTATCACCGGACATGCGTGAGGTTAGCGTTGAACAGTTGGAGAAAGCCAAGGCCTTTGAAAGCGCCGCGGTTGGTTATCTAGAGAACATTTTCGCCGTAATGGCTGAGGAAGAGGGAAGCAGACAATGA
- a CDS encoding extracellular solute-binding protein: MTEFQHLQRVMDAKESFERLNPGVKVVIEQSTDHFESKKAYESDEAPDIIESGGWSLFNIKDMFVDLIPYVAEVDGLEEDLYQGPMKVARHNGMLPGLPVDVSIPLLVFNKEMFDRAGLAYPTEDLTWDDFIEMGKKLTIRNEHGVASQFGFGIGVDIEWYEPFVFRNGGSYLSPNGTTARGYIDSPATIEAFRKVIDAYRVHGIIHKPDEPSEAGHLHEGFAMIFGYMWFTGDLIYHKIDEKFGVVGLPKMQGGDPSNMIYMGAAGVTSKSKNPRLAWEFLHHYIIERHSWPLPITHSQAKERGLTEHRLWSRYMEELDAVRSSGFYLSEKWNSSRQLINEDIHRMILDGTEVSQTLRSWTRFA; the protein is encoded by the coding sequence ATGACGGAGTTTCAACATTTGCAGAGGGTAATGGATGCCAAGGAGTCGTTCGAACGGTTGAATCCTGGCGTAAAAGTCGTGATCGAGCAATCGACCGATCATTTCGAATCAAAGAAAGCTTATGAATCCGACGAGGCCCCGGATATCATCGAGTCGGGCGGATGGTCGCTGTTCAACATCAAAGACATGTTCGTAGATTTAATTCCCTATGTCGCAGAAGTTGACGGACTCGAAGAGGATCTATATCAAGGTCCGATGAAGGTCGCCCGCCACAACGGAATGCTGCCAGGGCTGCCGGTGGACGTCAGCATTCCGCTTCTTGTCTTTAATAAGGAGATGTTTGATCGTGCCGGACTGGCGTATCCAACCGAGGATTTAACATGGGACGATTTTATCGAGATGGGCAAAAAATTGACGATCCGAAATGAACATGGCGTCGCTTCACAGTTCGGCTTTGGCATCGGTGTAGATATCGAGTGGTATGAGCCGTTTGTTTTTCGCAATGGCGGAAGCTATCTGTCTCCGAATGGCACGACTGCTAGGGGGTATATTGATAGCCCAGCTACCATCGAGGCGTTCCGCAAAGTGATTGACGCCTATCGTGTACACGGCATTATCCATAAGCCGGACGAGCCTTCTGAAGCGGGACATCTTCATGAGGGTTTTGCGATGATCTTCGGGTATATGTGGTTCACCGGTGATTTGATCTATCACAAGATCGACGAGAAGTTCGGAGTAGTTGGTCTGCCAAAAATGCAGGGAGGTGATCCGTCGAATATGATCTACATGGGCGCGGCCGGAGTTACTTCGAAGTCGAAGAACCCTCGTCTCGCTTGGGAGTTTCTACACCATTATATCATTGAAAGGCATTCTTGGCCGCTTCCGATCACACACTCTCAAGCGAAGGAGCGAGGTCTAACCGAACACCGCCTTTGGTCACGTTACATGGAGGAGCTCGACGCAGTACGGTCAAGCGGGTTTTACCTAAGTGAGAAGTGGAATTCGTCACGTCAACTCATTAACGAAGACATCCATAGGATGATTCTTGATGGTACTGAAGTGTCCCAAACCCTGCGGTCATGGACAAGGTTCGCATAA
- a CDS encoding YheC/YheD family protein: MFLSSDRIDKHGAAWFIEANTKPGKKVIEQAGTSEDYRKSLVLPLYYAGYVMGTLPDSRI, translated from the coding sequence ATGTTCTTGTCCTCTGACAGAATCGATAAGCATGGAGCGGCTTGGTTTATCGAGGCTAATACGAAGCCGGGTAAGAAAGTGATCGAACAGGCCGGCACCTCGGAAGATTATCGAAAAAGCTTGGTATTGCCTTTGTATTATGCAGGGTACGTGATGGGGACGCTTCCTGATTCGCGGATTTAA
- a CDS encoding DUF2971 domain-containing protein — translation MSLLYRYYSVNKYSLDYLAKGMVSFNDLHKFNDPFEGLGHFYFDVTPEEQEYWDSIGSNLPMDISNRFAEDSKEMLRFKNRILCVTEKYDNPLMWAHYASAHSGFCVGYAKQDIMQVSDRFDKVKYEQEPNRINSAQLDMKQIDDLLFMKSKEWKYEEEWRSIYTLRDADIRRLAYGENFVKCNGEEDDKKLYMPYGDVQLGNLQVLESDKYILKQCAPQVIYLGLRMKPEDRAQVIEIAKANQLSIFQMSQRPNSFRLDYFQLNW, via the coding sequence ATGAGTTTGTTATATAGGTATTACTCGGTAAACAAGTACTCACTTGATTACTTAGCCAAAGGCATGGTTAGCTTTAATGATCTGCACAAATTCAATGATCCATTTGAGGGATTGGGACATTTTTATTTTGATGTGACTCCAGAAGAGCAAGAATATTGGGACTCAATTGGTTCGAATTTGCCAATGGATATTAGCAATAGGTTCGCTGAGGATAGTAAAGAGATGTTAAGATTTAAAAACAGAATCTTATGTGTAACTGAAAAATATGATAATCCTCTTATGTGGGCACATTATGCGAGTGCGCATTCTGGCTTTTGTGTGGGTTATGCAAAACAAGATATCATGCAAGTAAGTGACCGTTTTGATAAGGTCAAATATGAGCAGGAGCCTAACAGAATCAATTCAGCTCAACTTGATATGAAGCAAATTGATGACCTGTTGTTTATGAAATCAAAAGAGTGGAAATACGAGGAAGAATGGAGGTCAATATATACTCTAAGAGATGCTGATATTAGACGTTTGGCTTATGGAGAAAATTTCGTCAAATGTAATGGCGAAGAAGATGATAAAAAGCTTTATATGCCTTATGGTGACGTCCAGTTGGGTAATCTACAAGTTTTAGAATCAGATAAATACATTTTGAAGCAATGTGCACCTCAAGTTATTTATTTAGGACTAAGAATGAAACCAGAAGACAGAGCACAAGTCATCGAAATAGCCAAAGCAAATCAATTAAGCATTTTTCAAATGTCGCAACGTCCGAACTCTTTCAGACTGGATTATTTTCAATTAAACTGGTGA
- a CDS encoding tyrosine-type recombinase/integrase: MKGSLQKRNKFWYIIVETKDESGKRKQKWINTKCEKKSDAEKALREVLTKMDNNSFVLPQRKLTFTDFMLDWLHNVIKSKVEETTWEGYEMVVTKHIVPYFKSRNGILLQELQPIHLQKYYETKYQDDPATGKKGLSAKTLRRHHANIKSALDFAVRMNLIPFNPADRILLPKEEKYNANYYSVEQLEKLFEVCLGTPIESAVYIAAHYGLRRSEVLGLKWDCIDFEEKTITIKEVRVKIGKKVVVKKPKSESSQRILPLMENMEEYLKQLKKQHKKSKLLYGKDYVESGLVCSWPDGSPIKTEYLNHKFKDMLAKNELPHIRFHDLRHSTASYLVKHGIGLKEVQIWLGHSTFNITANTYAHIDIETKKDTAQKINDLFSKKARKCNHEVYCLEGIKR, encoded by the coding sequence ATGAAAGGCAGCTTGCAAAAACGAAATAAATTCTGGTACATCATTGTCGAAACGAAGGATGAGTCAGGGAAACGGAAGCAAAAGTGGATTAACACCAAATGCGAGAAAAAATCGGATGCCGAGAAAGCTCTGCGAGAGGTACTGACGAAGATGGACAACAATAGCTTTGTTCTTCCTCAACGGAAGCTTACATTCACCGACTTTATGCTGGACTGGCTTCATAACGTCATTAAAAGTAAAGTCGAAGAAACCACATGGGAAGGTTACGAGATGGTCGTAACGAAGCATATCGTCCCTTATTTCAAGAGCCGAAACGGTATATTGCTGCAAGAACTACAGCCAATTCACTTGCAAAAGTACTACGAGACAAAATATCAGGACGATCCCGCAACAGGTAAAAAAGGATTGTCCGCTAAAACATTGCGAAGACATCATGCTAACATTAAATCCGCATTGGATTTCGCAGTTCGAATGAACCTGATTCCGTTTAACCCTGCTGATCGAATCCTACTCCCAAAGGAAGAGAAGTACAATGCCAACTACTACTCAGTCGAACAGCTCGAGAAGCTATTTGAGGTTTGTTTGGGTACTCCGATTGAGTCCGCAGTATATATCGCCGCGCATTATGGCTTGAGGCGTTCCGAGGTTCTGGGCTTAAAGTGGGACTGTATCGACTTCGAAGAAAAGACGATTACGATTAAAGAGGTTCGCGTGAAGATCGGTAAAAAGGTTGTCGTGAAGAAACCTAAAAGCGAAAGCAGCCAGCGCATTTTGCCCTTAATGGAAAACATGGAGGAATACTTAAAACAACTTAAAAAGCAGCACAAGAAAAGTAAACTGCTGTATGGAAAAGATTACGTGGAAAGCGGTCTTGTTTGCTCCTGGCCTGACGGTAGCCCAATAAAGACGGAATACTTGAATCACAAGTTCAAAGACATGCTCGCTAAGAACGAATTGCCGCATATTCGATTCCACGATCTCAGGCATTCAACAGCAAGCTACCTCGTCAAACATGGTATTGGATTGAAAGAAGTTCAAATCTGGTTGGGGCATTCCACATTCAACATTACGGCAAACACCTACGCACACATAGACATCGAAACGAAAAAAGATACAGCACAAAAAATTAATGATCTATTTTCAAAAAAAGCAAGGAAGTGTAACCATGAAGTATACTGTCTGGAGGGCATTAAACGATGA
- the tcmP gene encoding three-Cys-motif partner protein TcmP encodes MSNEHEHWLEKSNHTRLKHHILQFYLENWSRILADASFHNNQEDIYYIDGFAGRGEFLDGDLGSPLIALEEMEKVQRSFNEQYPLKPLRFHIINIEHNEGNFIKLEELRKKNSTTVSIQNLHGNFLVESKNVLLREALKNCACFWFVDPFYGARDFSFDHVIDLLFYPKGSRRFRKEVLINFMTYNIVRFIRYDKEQPFILRFLGADSYNEVVEYGGSVKLEEAIILFYKSKLRERGLFVVSQRVQCKDPKSPHADLIYFHMVHCSHNERALLEMRESFVKAQQHKNIFEKELNGGQIDLFDLELIDQTYLEYSKQQLVDFINNNFGLGKPILLHRIFVMTLQEIQVSHVVICELLHELWKEKIIKVINQDGTNRRKPFNKKIKEWKSIEIVLIKDKVTQLETIEEQLTLF; translated from the coding sequence ATGTCAAATGAACATGAACACTGGCTAGAGAAATCTAACCACACTCGACTAAAGCATCACATTCTTCAGTTCTATTTAGAAAACTGGTCTAGAATATTAGCGGATGCAAGCTTCCACAATAATCAAGAAGATATTTACTATATTGATGGCTTCGCGGGGCGAGGAGAATTTCTTGATGGTGACCTTGGCTCGCCACTTATTGCATTAGAAGAGATGGAGAAGGTTCAACGGAGCTTTAATGAACAATATCCTCTTAAGCCTCTTCGATTTCATATTATTAATATTGAGCACAATGAAGGGAACTTTATTAAGTTGGAAGAGCTCAGAAAGAAAAATTCCACTACAGTGAGTATTCAAAATCTCCATGGGAATTTTCTGGTTGAAAGCAAAAACGTTTTGCTTAGAGAAGCTCTTAAGAATTGTGCTTGCTTTTGGTTTGTTGACCCATTTTATGGCGCGAGGGACTTTTCATTCGATCATGTGATCGACCTTCTCTTCTACCCTAAGGGAAGTAGACGATTTCGAAAAGAAGTACTTATTAACTTTATGACCTATAATATCGTGCGGTTTATTCGATATGATAAAGAGCAACCGTTTATTTTGAGGTTTCTAGGTGCCGATAGCTATAATGAAGTTGTTGAATATGGTGGCTCTGTGAAGCTTGAGGAAGCAATTATCTTGTTTTACAAGTCAAAGCTTAGAGAGCGTGGTTTATTTGTAGTAAGCCAAAGAGTTCAATGTAAGGATCCTAAATCACCACATGCAGACCTTATATATTTTCATATGGTACACTGCTCTCATAATGAACGTGCGCTTTTAGAAATGAGAGAATCTTTCGTCAAAGCTCAGCAACACAAGAATATCTTTGAAAAAGAGCTAAATGGTGGGCAAATCGACTTGTTTGATCTAGAGTTAATTGACCAAACCTACTTGGAATACTCTAAGCAGCAGCTTGTAGATTTTATCAATAACAACTTTGGACTCGGAAAACCTATTCTGTTACATAGGATTTTTGTCATGACACTGCAAGAGATACAAGTTTCTCACGTTGTCATTTGTGAACTGTTACATGAGTTGTGGAAAGAAAAAATTATAAAAGTCATTAATCAAGATGGCACCAATAGAAGGAAGCCATTTAACAAAAAAATTAAAGAGTGGAAATCGATAGAAATTGTCTTAATTAAGGATAAAGTAACTCAATTAGAGACTATTGAAGAACAACTAACGCTCTTTTAG
- a CDS encoding DUF5131 family protein has protein sequence MSETKIEWTDMTWNPTTGCSKVSEGCKNCYAERMAKRLKAMGNPRYSKGFEPQEHFDALSLPYSWKKPKKVFVNSMSDLFHEEISEEFIVRVFKVMNETPLHTYQILTKRPQRAVQMAHRLSWSNNIWMGTSVENSRVVGRIDELRRVPARVRFLSCEPLIGELEAMNLQDIHWVIVGGESGPGARPIDSDWVRSILNQCQTAEVPFFFKQWGGVMKHKNGRLLDGREWNEFPH, from the coding sequence ATGTCTGAAACGAAGATTGAATGGACAGACATGACATGGAATCCGACGACTGGTTGTAGTAAGGTCAGTGAAGGATGCAAGAATTGTTATGCTGAGCGCATGGCTAAACGACTAAAGGCAATGGGGAATCCGCGATATTCTAAAGGCTTTGAACCACAGGAACATTTTGATGCACTATCTTTACCTTATTCATGGAAAAAACCAAAAAAGGTTTTTGTGAATTCAATGTCTGATTTATTTCACGAAGAAATATCTGAAGAGTTTATTGTTCGGGTATTCAAAGTAATGAATGAAACCCCATTACATACTTATCAGATTCTAACAAAGAGACCACAGAGAGCTGTTCAAATGGCACATCGCTTAAGTTGGTCAAATAATATCTGGATGGGTACAAGTGTTGAAAATTCTCGTGTTGTAGGAAGGATTGATGAACTTAGGAGAGTTCCTGCGAGAGTGCGATTTTTATCGTGCGAACCACTAATTGGTGAGCTGGAAGCTATGAATCTCCAAGATATTCATTGGGTAATTGTAGGAGGAGAATCTGGTCCAGGTGCGCGACCAATAGACTCAGACTGGGTTCGATCAATTTTAAATCAATGCCAAACTGCTGAGGTTCCGTTCTTTTTCAAGCAGTGGGGTGGGGTAATGAAACACAAAAACGGAAGATTACTTGATGGTCGAGAATGGAATGAGTTCCCTCATTAA
- a CDS encoding YaaC family protein, whose translation MSEQRINKLSKKISSLEENQQKIKKQVSELKEASKPSVERPCSKYNKRDLVLRKTVVYPEFDRKTVLTDSHWHYIELFLRSGKEEHCHEAVNYWNQAKNFYTATENLDLVAKPLTTYYCFLNATKALLTYKRINFDLQHGISGKHEAGQIKLQNEHISIHKKGVLAGLCEYLDEPINFTQRNVNILGNNQAAVLAREVFNRTRSYVSEHDHQTFERELKDFLTNRSKTKSFPETHTLKSILYNLEYIHRAYKLTFNSEAELFIPIVKPRFVFDRDSNESWLEFQLEEGDSNARTLSNIDAFEKDDYYKTAAYYLRSREAFNWSSKNNEANLDSFKSYYKTIRKKFVYIYSTNELWYFKRTNLTTGIINKNSLVLTFAAMHRLSEMSRYDPNRLDAHLASQHGWLLSEFINKSLYQFIDMISSEISGDDFRATGFRN comes from the coding sequence GTGTCTGAACAGAGGATAAATAAACTTTCTAAAAAAATTAGCTCTTTAGAAGAAAATCAACAAAAGATTAAAAAGCAAGTCTCAGAATTGAAAGAAGCTAGCAAGCCTTCGGTAGAGCGACCATGCTCTAAATATAATAAAAGAGATTTGGTTCTAAGAAAAACAGTAGTTTACCCTGAATTCGACAGAAAAACTGTGCTAACAGACTCTCATTGGCATTATATCGAGCTGTTTCTGCGTTCAGGAAAAGAAGAACATTGTCATGAAGCTGTGAACTATTGGAATCAAGCAAAAAATTTCTATACAGCAACAGAAAATCTAGATTTAGTTGCTAAACCGTTAACTACATATTATTGTTTTTTGAATGCTACCAAAGCGCTACTTACATACAAACGTATTAATTTCGATTTGCAACATGGAATATCAGGAAAACATGAAGCTGGTCAAATTAAGTTACAAAATGAACATATTAGTATTCATAAAAAAGGTGTTCTCGCTGGTTTATGTGAATACTTAGATGAACCTATTAACTTTACGCAAAGGAATGTAAATATACTCGGAAATAATCAAGCTGCAGTGCTTGCTAGAGAGGTTTTTAACAGAACCAGATCTTATGTATCGGAACACGATCATCAGACATTTGAACGTGAATTAAAAGACTTTTTAACTAATCGTTCAAAAACAAAATCTTTCCCAGAAACACATACACTGAAAAGTATTTTATATAATCTAGAGTATATTCATCGAGCATATAAACTTACTTTTAATAGTGAAGCTGAGTTGTTTATTCCTATTGTAAAACCGCGATTCGTTTTTGATAGAGATAGTAATGAAAGCTGGTTGGAATTTCAATTAGAAGAGGGGGATTCAAACGCAAGAACGTTATCCAATATAGATGCATTCGAAAAGGATGACTACTACAAGACAGCTGCCTATTACTTACGCAGTAGAGAAGCTTTTAATTGGTCAAGTAAAAATAATGAAGCAAACCTTGATTCCTTCAAAAGTTATTATAAAACAATCAGAAAAAAATTTGTGTACATATATAGCACAAACGAATTGTGGTATTTTAAGAGGACTAATCTGACAACGGGAATTATTAATAAGAATTCATTGGTTCTCACTTTTGCTGCTATGCATAGATTGAGTGAAATGTCTAGATATGATCCTAACAGATTAGATGCACATTTAGCCAGTCAACATGGTTGGTTGCTTTCAGAGTTTATTAATAAATCCTTATATCAATTTATTGATATGATTTCATCTGAAATTTCTGGAGATGATTTTAGAGCAACTGGTTTCAGAAATTAG